The following coding sequences are from one Vulpes vulpes isolate BD-2025 chromosome 12, VulVul3, whole genome shotgun sequence window:
- the LOC112932476 gene encoding zinc finger protein 354B isoform X1, producing MAIGQREARSRMSVTFEDVAVLFTRDEWRKLGPSQRHVYQEVMLENYSNLVSLGLLFSKPKVISLLQRGEDPWKVEKESPGGPSLGCKRSPKTTKSTQTQDSSFLGLKRKRLKRDEPWNFISEKPCIYEDGFKKQKDKNESLQIISITHTKILTVERSHKNTDFSQNFSLKSVFVKQQRVAREKTPSKYEIQRNSFKQNSNLLNQPKLKTPEKRYKCNICEKAFIHNSSLRKHQKNHTGEKLFKCRECLKAFSQSSALIQHQRTHTGEKPYICKECGKAFSHSASLCKHLRTHTVEKSYRCKECGKSFSRRSGLFIHQKIHARENPHKYNPGRKASSTSLSGYQRIHLRKKSYLCNECGNTFKSSSSLRYHQRIHTGEKPFKCSECGRAFSQSASLIQHERIHTGEKPYRCNECGKGFTSISRLNRHRIIHTGEKLYNCNECGKALSSHSTLIIHERIHTGEKPCKCKVCGKAFRQSSALIQHQRMHTGERPYKCHECGKTFRCNSSLSNHQRIHTGEKPYRCLECGISFGQSAALIQHQRIHTGEKPFECHTCGKTFRQSSSLIAHQRIHTGEKPYECNACGKLFSQRSSLTNHYKIHIEEDSLKVDLHV from the exons ATGTCAGTGACCTTCGAGGACGTGGCTGTGCTCTTTACACGGGATGAGTGGAGGAAGCTGGGTCCTTCTCAGAGACACGTGTACCAGGAAGTGATGCTGGAGAACTACAGTAACCTGGTCTCATTGG GACTCCTGTTTTCCAAACCAAAAGTGATCTCCCTGTTGCAGCGAGGTGAAGATCCCTGGAAGGTGGAGAAAGAAAGTCCTGGAGGCCCCTCCCTAG gatgtAAGAGAAGTCCTAAAACTACAAAGTCAACTCAAACCCAAGATTCATCATTTCTgggtctaaaaagaaaaagactcaaaagGGATGAACCCTGGAATTTCATATCAGAAAAACCCTGCATATATGAAGAtgggtttaaaaaacaaaaagacaaaaatgaaagtttACAAATAATTTCAATCACCCATACAAAAATCCTCACTGTAGAAAGAAGCCATAAAAACACTGACTTTAGCCAAAATTTCAGCCTGAAATCAGTCTTTGTTAAACAACAGAGGGTTGCTAGAGAAAAGACACcctcaaaatatgaaatacaaagaaacagtTTCAAGCAGAATTCAAACTTACTTAACCAACCAAAACTCAAAACACCAGAGAAGCGGTACAAATGTAACATATGTGAAAAAGCCTTCATTCATAATTCATCCCTTCGTAAACATCAGAAAAACCACACtggagaaaaattatttaaatgtagaGAATGTTTGAAAGCTTTCAGccaaagttcagctcttattcagcATCAAAGaactcatactggagagaaaccctacatctgtaaggaatgtgggaaagccttcagccaTAGTGCATCCCTTTGTAAACACCTAAGAACCCACACTGTGGAGAAATCCTATAGATGCAAAGAATGCGGGAAATCCTTCAGCAGGAGGTCTGGCCTTTTTATACATCAAAAAATCCATGCTCGAGAAAACCCCCATAAATACAATCCAGGTAGGAAGGCATCCAGCACATCCCTTTCTGGGTATCAGAGAATTCATCTCAGGAAGAAGTCTTATTTATGTAACGAATGTGGCAACACCTTTAAGTCTAGCTCATCCCTCCGTTACCATCAGAGGattcacacaggagagaagcctTTTAAGTGTAGTGAGTGTGGGAGGGCCTTTAGTCAGAGTGCCTCTCTCATCCAGCATGAGAggattcacactggagagaagccctatcgatgtaatgaatgtggaaaaggTTTTACTTCCATTTCACGACTCAACAGACACCGAAtaattcatactggtgagaaactgTATAACTGTAATGAATGTGGTAAAGCCTTAAGTTCCCACTCGACACTCATCATTCATGAAAGAATTCACACGGGGGAGAAGCCGTGTAAATGTAAAGTGTGTGGGAAAGCCTTCCGACAGAGTTCAGCTCTCATTCAGCATCAGAGGATGCATACCGGAGAAAGACCCTATAAATGCCACGAGTGTGGGAAAACCTTTCGGTGTAACTCATCCCTCAGTAatcatcagagaattcacaccGGAGAGAAACCATATCGATGTTTGGAATGTGGGATATCTTTTGGCCAAAGTGCTGCTCTTATTCAGCATCAAAGGattcacacaggagagaagcccTTTGAATGTCATACATGTGGAAAAACTTTTCGACAGAGCTCATCACTTATTGcccatcagagaattcatactggagagaaaccatatgaatGTAATGCATGTGGGAAACTTTTCAGCCAGAGGTCATCCCTTACTAATCATTATAAAATCCACATCGAAGAGGATTCCTTGAAAGTAGATTTGCATGTGTGA
- the LOC112932476 gene encoding zinc finger protein 354B isoform X2 → MSVTFEDVAVLFTRDEWRKLGPSQRHVYQEVMLENYSNLVSLGLLFSKPKVISLLQRGEDPWKVEKESPGGPSLGCKRSPKTTKSTQTQDSSFLGLKRKRLKRDEPWNFISEKPCIYEDGFKKQKDKNESLQIISITHTKILTVERSHKNTDFSQNFSLKSVFVKQQRVAREKTPSKYEIQRNSFKQNSNLLNQPKLKTPEKRYKCNICEKAFIHNSSLRKHQKNHTGEKLFKCRECLKAFSQSSALIQHQRTHTGEKPYICKECGKAFSHSASLCKHLRTHTVEKSYRCKECGKSFSRRSGLFIHQKIHARENPHKYNPGRKASSTSLSGYQRIHLRKKSYLCNECGNTFKSSSSLRYHQRIHTGEKPFKCSECGRAFSQSASLIQHERIHTGEKPYRCNECGKGFTSISRLNRHRIIHTGEKLYNCNECGKALSSHSTLIIHERIHTGEKPCKCKVCGKAFRQSSALIQHQRMHTGERPYKCHECGKTFRCNSSLSNHQRIHTGEKPYRCLECGISFGQSAALIQHQRIHTGEKPFECHTCGKTFRQSSSLIAHQRIHTGEKPYECNACGKLFSQRSSLTNHYKIHIEEDSLKVDLHV, encoded by the exons ATGTCAGTGACCTTCGAGGACGTGGCTGTGCTCTTTACACGGGATGAGTGGAGGAAGCTGGGTCCTTCTCAGAGACACGTGTACCAGGAAGTGATGCTGGAGAACTACAGTAACCTGGTCTCATTGG GACTCCTGTTTTCCAAACCAAAAGTGATCTCCCTGTTGCAGCGAGGTGAAGATCCCTGGAAGGTGGAGAAAGAAAGTCCTGGAGGCCCCTCCCTAG gatgtAAGAGAAGTCCTAAAACTACAAAGTCAACTCAAACCCAAGATTCATCATTTCTgggtctaaaaagaaaaagactcaaaagGGATGAACCCTGGAATTTCATATCAGAAAAACCCTGCATATATGAAGAtgggtttaaaaaacaaaaagacaaaaatgaaagtttACAAATAATTTCAATCACCCATACAAAAATCCTCACTGTAGAAAGAAGCCATAAAAACACTGACTTTAGCCAAAATTTCAGCCTGAAATCAGTCTTTGTTAAACAACAGAGGGTTGCTAGAGAAAAGACACcctcaaaatatgaaatacaaagaaacagtTTCAAGCAGAATTCAAACTTACTTAACCAACCAAAACTCAAAACACCAGAGAAGCGGTACAAATGTAACATATGTGAAAAAGCCTTCATTCATAATTCATCCCTTCGTAAACATCAGAAAAACCACACtggagaaaaattatttaaatgtagaGAATGTTTGAAAGCTTTCAGccaaagttcagctcttattcagcATCAAAGaactcatactggagagaaaccctacatctgtaaggaatgtgggaaagccttcagccaTAGTGCATCCCTTTGTAAACACCTAAGAACCCACACTGTGGAGAAATCCTATAGATGCAAAGAATGCGGGAAATCCTTCAGCAGGAGGTCTGGCCTTTTTATACATCAAAAAATCCATGCTCGAGAAAACCCCCATAAATACAATCCAGGTAGGAAGGCATCCAGCACATCCCTTTCTGGGTATCAGAGAATTCATCTCAGGAAGAAGTCTTATTTATGTAACGAATGTGGCAACACCTTTAAGTCTAGCTCATCCCTCCGTTACCATCAGAGGattcacacaggagagaagcctTTTAAGTGTAGTGAGTGTGGGAGGGCCTTTAGTCAGAGTGCCTCTCTCATCCAGCATGAGAggattcacactggagagaagccctatcgatgtaatgaatgtggaaaaggTTTTACTTCCATTTCACGACTCAACAGACACCGAAtaattcatactggtgagaaactgTATAACTGTAATGAATGTGGTAAAGCCTTAAGTTCCCACTCGACACTCATCATTCATGAAAGAATTCACACGGGGGAGAAGCCGTGTAAATGTAAAGTGTGTGGGAAAGCCTTCCGACAGAGTTCAGCTCTCATTCAGCATCAGAGGATGCATACCGGAGAAAGACCCTATAAATGCCACGAGTGTGGGAAAACCTTTCGGTGTAACTCATCCCTCAGTAatcatcagagaattcacaccGGAGAGAAACCATATCGATGTTTGGAATGTGGGATATCTTTTGGCCAAAGTGCTGCTCTTATTCAGCATCAAAGGattcacacaggagagaagcccTTTGAATGTCATACATGTGGAAAAACTTTTCGACAGAGCTCATCACTTATTGcccatcagagaattcatactggagagaaaccatatgaatGTAATGCATGTGGGAAACTTTTCAGCCAGAGGTCATCCCTTACTAATCATTATAAAATCCACATCGAAGAGGATTCCTTGAAAGTAGATTTGCATGTGTGA